The following nucleotide sequence is from Solidesulfovibrio carbinolicus.
ATTGAGGACCCACCCGAGTATCCCCTCAAGGGGGTGCGCCAGGTCCTCATCTCCAGCAACGACCGGGACAATCGGTCTAGCGCGTATTGTGACGCCATCGCGGGAGCCATGCGAAGCGATCCGGACGTGCTCATGATCGGTGAGATCAGGTACGCCGAAGCGGCCGTAGCGGCCATTGACGCAGCGCTCACTGGCCATGGCGTCTTCGCCACGATCCATGCCAATAACGCCATGGGCATCATTGCCCGTTTGGTCAGCATCTTGGCTACCCATTACCGCAATCCCCTTGAGCAGATTTGCGACCATAACGTCTTGGCTGGCCTCGAATACCAACGGCTCCTGCCCATGCTGTGCCCGGACTGTAAAATTCGGCTGATGGACCTCAAACCCGAGCAGCGGCAGCAGTACTTGCCCGAGGACGTTGCCGGCCGCTTGCGGCGTGTCCTGGATGACCGTGAATCCGTCTTTGTTCGGGGCGATGGCTGTGAGAAGTGCCGGATGCGCGGCCTGAGCGGACAAACGGTTGCAGCTGAAATCGTGGCCACGGATCAGGAAATGCTCGGGTATTTGCGTGAAGGCAATATTCCCCGCGCCCATGAGTACTGGGTCAAGGAAAAAGGAGGCCGCAGCTACGTCGATCATGCTGTGGAACTCATTAAAGAGGGCATGGTCGATCCCTATCTCGCGGAAGAGCGCCTCGGCGTCCCCCTCAACTTCAACCAGGTTTTCGTGAGCGGGGGACGCTGATGCGAGGTTATCTGGCAGAAGTGTTGGCGCGGCTGGCCTTCGGCAGCACGCTCCGCCAACGGACCTGGAAAAAGCTTGCGGCCCAGGCCCGGCACGGCATGAGCCTGGATCAGAGCCTGCGGCAGATGCAGCTCCGGGCAACGATGCGCCGGTCCCCCACGGCATTGGTTTACTCCAGGGTGCTGGAATACCTGGGCCTGGGCCACAATCTGGGTACGAGTCTGTCTGATTTCGCCACGCCGGAAGAAGTCATGCTCATTTCCAGCGGCCAGCGCTCGGGGCGTTTGCCCGAGGGGTTGGAACTGGCGGCTGGCCTCTTAGCCGCTCGCCAGAAGATTGTAGGGGCCGTGGTGAGCGCGCTGGCTTATCCGGTCTTTCTCTTCGGTGTCTGTATGCTGCTTCTGGGCGTCGTCTCCATCATGGTGATGCCCAAATTCGCCATGCTGTCCGATCCCGCCAAATGGCACGGCGCGGCGGCCGCCTTCTACAAAATGACCTCGTTTGTGGCCTCTTCGGCTGGGGCCGTCACGTTGTTGGTTCTTCTCGGCGTCATTGCAACGGCGCTTTTGACCCTGCCCGTTTGGACCGGCCGGCTTCGGCTCTATGTCGAAAACCTGCCCCCCTGGTCGATCTACCGCCTGACCGTGGGCTCTGTCTGGCTCTACACCCTTTCGACCATGATGCGTTCCGGCA
It contains:
- a CDS encoding type II secretion system F family protein; amino-acid sequence: MRGYLAEVLARLAFGSTLRQRTWKKLAAQARHGMSLDQSLRQMQLRATMRRSPTALVYSRVLEYLGLGHNLGTSLSDFATPEEVMLISSGQRSGRLPEGLELAAGLLAARQKIVGAVVSALAYPVFLFGVCMLLLGVVSIMVMPKFAMLSDPAKWHGAAAAFYKMTSFVASSAGAVTLLVLLGVIATALLTLPVWTGRLRLYVENLPPWSIYRLTVGSVWLYTLSTMMRSGIQLSHIMESMINSENISPYLRERILAISIENGTGKNLGESMYDCGMDFPDQELIDDLRVYAVLPSFHRRIHELATEWMHDGVELVKRQSRLMNLMGIVLITALVSVLAMAIGSLQSQLLPTGGY